A portion of the Heptranchias perlo isolate sHepPer1 unplaced genomic scaffold, sHepPer1.hap1 HAP1_SCAFFOLD_64, whole genome shotgun sequence genome contains these proteins:
- the LOC137318015 gene encoding histone H2A.J, with product MSGRGKTGGKARAKAKSRSSRAGLQFPVGRVHRLLRKGNYAERVGAGAPVYLAAVLEYLTAEILELAGNAARDNKKTRIIPRHLQLAIRNDEELNKLLGRVTIAQGGVLPNIQAVLLPKKTSSVSTKSK from the coding sequence atgtctggaagaggaaaaaccggcggtaaagctcgggccaaggccaagtctcgctcatcccgggccggactgcagttccctgtgggccgtgttcacaggctcctgcgaaaggggaactacgctgaacgtgtgggtgccggagcaccggtctatctggctgctgtgctcgagtatctgacggctgaaatcctcgagctggccggcaacgcggcccgcgacaataagaagacccgcatcatccccagacacctgcagctggccatccgcaacgacgaggagctcaacaagctgctgggacgggtgaccatcgctcagggcggggtgctgcctaatatccaggccgtgctgctgccgaagaaaaccagcagtgtgagcaccaagagcaagtaa
- the LOC137318047 gene encoding histone H1-like produces the protein MTDTATAETAPPPAAAARTNAPNKKKAVPRPTGPPLGEQILKIVADCKDRKGISLAAIKKVLAAKGLDVEKQRSQIKLSIKRNVEKGSLVQIKGTGASGSFRVAKTETQAKVGKKVKKQVTKKSPGKKPATKKTAVKKLTAKKPAAKKSAVKKPVAKKSTTKKAAKSPIKKKAAAKKPKTPKPVKAKKVEKARAKPKPKSAKPKKAAGKKK, from the coding sequence atgacagacactgcaaCCGCCGAAACGGCTCCTCCTCCCGCCGCCGCCGCTCGAACCAATGCTCCGAAtaagaagaaggcggttccccgacccaccggtcccccgttgggcgaacagatcctcaagattgtggcggattgcaaggatcgcaaggggatatccctggccgcgataaagaaggttctggctgccaaaggcctggatgtggagaagcagcgTTCCCAGAttaaattaagtatcaagagaaatgtggaaaaaggctccctggtgcagatcaagggcacgggcgcctcgggctccttcagagtcgctaagacggaaacccaggcaaaagtgggaaagaaggtgaagaaacaagtgaccaagaaatctcccggaaagaaaccagcgaCCAAAAAAACAGCGgtcaagaaattaacggccaagaaaccgGCCGCCAAGAAATCAGCGGTCAAGAAACCTGTTGCcaagaaatcgaccacgaaaaaggcggcgaaatcaccaattaagaagaaagcggcggctaagaagcccaagacccccaagccGGTGAAGGCGAAGAAGGTAGAAAAAgcgagggccaagcccaagccgaagtcagcaaagccaaagaaagcagcgggcaaaaagaagtaa
- the LOC137317971 gene encoding histone H1-like, protein MTDTAAAETAPPADAAAPPKAPKKKKAVPRPKTTGPPLGEQILKIVGDCKDRKGISLAAIKKVLAAKGLDVEKHRSQIKLSIKRNVEKGSLVQIKGTGASGSFRVAKKETQAKMVKKVKKQVTKKSPEKKPAAKKTALKKLTAKKPAVKKSTTKKAAKSPIKKKAAAKKPKTPKPVKAKAKKVEKPRAKPKPKSAKPKKAAGKKK, encoded by the coding sequence atgacagacactgcagccgccgaaacggctCCTCCTGCCGACGCCGCCGCTCCACCCAAGGCTccgaagaagaagaaggcggttccccgacccaagaccaccggtcccccgttgggcgaacagatcctcaagattgtgggggattgcaaggatcgcaaggggatatccctggccgcgataaagaaggttctggctgccaaaggcctggatgtggagaagcaccggtcccagatcaaattaagtatcaagagaaatgtggaaaaaggctccctggtgcagatcaagggcacgggcgcctcgggctccttcagagtcgctaagaaggaaacccaggcaaaaatggtaaagaaggtgaagaaacaagtgaccaagaaatctcccgaaaagaaaccagcggccaaaaaaacagccctCAAGAAgttaacggccaagaaaccagcggtcaagaaatcgaccacgaaaaaggcggcgaaatcaccaattaaaaagaaagcggcggctaagaagcccaagacccccaagccagttaaggcgaaggcgaagaaggtggaaaaaccgagggccaagcccaagccgaagtcagcaaagcctaagaaagcagcgggcaaaaagaagtaa